The Candidatus Methylomirabilota bacterium nucleotide sequence GGGCGGCCAGGCTCGCCACCCCGAGCACCGCGGCGGCCTCGACGAGCCTCCGCTCAATCATCCTCACCACCGCGGCGGCCCACAGCAGCGCGGTCACGATGAAGCCGTGCCCCAGCACGAGCATGCTGTCCCACGTCGCGCGACCCGGGCCGGTGAGCTGGTCGGCGCTACGCCCCACCCCGCTGAGCAGGGTGCTGCCTTCGATCAGCATCAGCGCCGCCGTCGCGGGGATGAACGCGATGGCCACCGCGGCGGCGTGGCGCGGGGGTGAGGCGATGAAGGCCTGGGCGGTGATCTCGAGCCCGATGAAGATCAAGATGGGCGCCACCGCGGCCTCCGGCAGGAGCGCCACGAGGAGCGGGACCACTCCGAGCGCCGCCCCGAGCCCGATGACGAGGCCGGTGGCGAGCGTGTAGCCGGCGCGCGCGCCCATGGTCTTGTAGGCGGGATGGCCGATGTACGGCGTGTTCTGCACGACGCCGCCGCACACGCCCGCCGCCATCGTGCCCAGCGCCTCGGTGAGGAGCATGTCGCGCGTGCGAAAGGGGTCGCCGGCCGCCACCGCGGACTCGGTGTTGTCGATGCCGCCGATCACGGTGGCCAGCGCGAAGGGCACCGTGAGGGCCAGGTACGGCCCGATCAGATCGAGCGTCTCCACCCACGCCAGCGTGGGCCAAGGCGGCGTGAGGCGGAAGCCGGTGATGGCCAGCGCCGTCTCGGTGGGCGCGGCGCCTCCGAGGAGGGCGCGGCCCCAGTACACCGCCGTCCCCGCGAGCACCGCGGCGAACGCGCCCGGGAGCCCGCCGGGCAGCCGCACGCGGCCGATCAGCGTGACGAGCACCAGCGTCAGCGAGACGAGGCCGACGAGGGGATCCCCGAACACCTTGAGGGCGGGCAAGAACGCGATGAGCAGCGTGGCCACGCCGGCAATGGAGCCGAGCAGGGCCGCGCGCGGCACCACCCGCCGGGCCCAGTCGCCCGCAAAAGCCAGCACGAGCTTGAGCGTTCCCATCGCGATCGTCACGCCCATGCCGATCTTCCACGCGAGGACGGCGTCCCCGGTGAGGATCTTGGCGGGGCCGAGCACGCCGAACACCATGCCGAAGAGCGTCGGCGTGTCGATGCCGAACGGCATCGCCGTGATGTCGTCGCGGCCCTCGCGCCGCATGAGCGAGATCGCGAGCCACGTGTAGACGAGGTTGCCGATGAGGACGCCGGCCGCCGTGCCCGGCACCATCACGTAGAGCACCAGGTCGGAAGGGAACCCGAAGACGCCGATGAGCAGGCTCGACAGGATGACCAGCTGGGTCATGTTGTCGAGGGCGAGACCGAAAAAGGCGCTCCAGTCGCCGGCGGCGTACCAGCGGGGGAAGCGGCCGCCTACGCGGATTTGCCGGCTCCCCGCTCCTGCTCGACGAGACGCCGGGCCAGCTCGCGCACCCGCTCCGCCAGCTCCGCGCACCAGGCCATGCTGCCCCGGCGCTGCGCAACGTCCGGGTAGGCGAACTCGAGCGGCGCGGCACCCGGCGCGGGCAGGCGCCGCTCACCGAGGCGCAGGCTCAAGCCGTAGCTCTGACCCTCGTGCGCGCCCCCCGTGTCGAGCGCCGCCTCGACCCGCGGGCTCTCACGCTTGGCGTGGGAGGTGGCGAAGTTCTCCAGCCAGCGCCCCACTTCCTCGTAGTCACCGCCGGAGAATGCCATCGAGCCTCCTCGTATCCGCTCGCCTCGCCTCCGGCTGCGGCTCGCCTAGCATTCGTTGAAGCCGCAGGAGACACACTTCTTGCAGCCTTCCTCGTAAATGAACGTGGCCTGGCCGCATTCGCGGCAGAGGTCGCCGATCTGCCGACGCTCCGCGGCCGGCTCCTCCGCCGCGGCCTCCGCGTGCCCCACGTGCTCGCCCAGGGTGCGCGCGAGCGCGTCGGGGAGCGAGAGAATCTTGGCGGCGCCGAAGCCGGTGGGCTGGCCTCCGCCGATGCGGGACAGCTGGCTGATGACCTCCTCCACCCGCCGCCGCGCCGATAACGGCGAGGGCAAGCGCAGGATCAGGGAGATGAGCCGACCGAGCGCCTCCGCCACCGCCATGGTGTCGGAGCCGGCCTTGCCGACCTGGACGAACACCTCGAAGGGATCGCCCCCGGGCGTGTCGTTGACGGTGATGAACGCGGTGCCAACGGGCGTTTCCATCCGATACGTCGAGCCGGCGAGGCTGTGGGGTCGCGGCTTGACCACGCGCTCGGCGGGGCCACCGCCCGCGGTGTCCGCCCCGCCGACACCGACGTGGAGCACCTGCACACCCTTGCTGCCATCGCGGAACACCGTGATCCCGAGGCACCCCTTCTCCCACGCGAGCCGGTAGGCCTGCGCCACGTCCTCCTCGGTCGCCTCGTGGGGCAGGTTGATGGTCTTGGACACGCCGTTGTCAGTATGGCGCTGGAACGTCGCCTGGTGGAGCACGTGCCACCGCGCGTCGATCTCGTGGGCGGTCTTGAACACCGCGCGCACGGACTCGTCGAGGCCGGCGATCCCCTGCACCGAGCCGCGCCGGACCACCTCGGCCATCAGCGCATCCGAGTGGAAGCCGCGCGAGCGCGCGAGGCGCTCGAACGTCTCGCTGATGAACGGCAGGACGCGCTCGCCGTCGGGCCCGTGCACACGATGCTCGAAGGCGAGGGCGTAGGTCGGCTCGATGCCAGACGAGCAGCCCGCGATCATCGAGATCGTGCCGGTCGGGGCGATGGTCGTGACGGTGGAGTTCCGCAGCGCGCGGCCATGGCGGTAGATCGAGTGCGGGAACGCCGGGAACGGGCCGCGCTCCTCGGCGAGGCGCCCGGACTGATCGTGGGCCTTCTCCTGGATGAATCCCATGAGGCGCTCGGCAAGGGCGAGAGCCTCCTCGGAGTCGTAGGGGATGTTCAGCTGGAACAGCAGATCGGCCCAGCCCATCACGCCGAGGCCGATACGCCGGTTGGCTTTCACGGTGGCCTCGATCTGGGGGAGCGGATAGGGGTTTACCTCGATGACGTCATCGAGGAACCGCACGGCGAGCCGTACCACTCGCTCGAGCTCCTCCCAGTCGAGCCCGGCGCCCCCGCCCGCCGTCTCGCGCACGAAGCGCGCGACGTTGACCGAGCCGAGATTGCACGCGTCGTTCGCAGAAAGTGGTTGCTCTCCACAGGGGTTAGTCGCCTCGATCGGGCCCAGGGCCGGCGTGGGATTCGCGCGGCTGCGATTGATGCGGTCGAGAAAGATGAGCCCGGGATCGCCGGTGCGCCATGCGGCACGGACGATCCTACGGAAGACTTCAGTCGCGGCGAGGCGACCCGTCAACGAGCCATCACGCGGGTTCACGAGGTCGTACTCGACGCCCGCCTCCAGCGCATCCATGAACGCGTCGGTGGCGCCGACCGAGATGTTGAAGTTGCTCACGCTGCCGTCGAGCTTGGACTCGATGAACTCGAGGATGTCGGGATGATCCACGCGCAGCACGCCCATATTGGCTCCGCGTCGGGTTCCCCCCTGTTTCACGGCTTCCGTCGCCGCGTTGAATACGCGGAGGAAGGAGACGGGCCCCGAGGCGCGGCCGCCCGTGGAGTGCACGATGTCGTTCTTGGGCCGCAAGCGCGAGAACGCGAAGCCGGTGCCGCCGCCCGACTGCTGGATGATCGCGGCCGCCTTGATCGCCTCGAAGATCTCGCTCATCGAGTCGCCGACGGGGAGCACGTAGCACGCCGAGTACTGGAGGGCGTTGCCCTTCCCCGCGTTCATGAGCGTCGGGGAGTTGGGCAAGAAGTACCCGTCCACCAGCATCTCGTAGAAGGCGGTGGCGATCTCGCGCTGGGCGGCGGGGCTCCGGCCGAAGCGCGCCTCCGCCGCCGCGATGGCCAGGGCCACCCGCCAGCACATCTCCTCGGGCGTCTCGACGACGTCGCCGTGCTCGCGCGCCAGGTAGCGCTCGCGCAGAACGCGCAGCGCGGCCTCGCTCCACCGTCCGGTCTTGGCCGGACGGGTCTGGACGGAGGTCATAGGGTCGCTCACGAGGCTCCTCGGGTGCCACTACATGCGGCGCCGTATTCAGCCTAGCACACGGCGGGTTGGGGTGGGAACGGATTTCCCCTGGAATGGAGACTACTTTGCGACCGTCTGAAGAACCGATAGAATGCTGGCCCATGGTAAGTTCGCGAATCGGCGCGCCCGTCTGGCCGCCGCCCCCTGATCGGACCCCTCCCCGCTCATGAGCGCTCTGCGGCGGTACCGGGTGGGCGCGGCGCTGATGGTGCTGGCCATCATCGTCGGCATCCTGGTGTTTTATCGGCTCAAGGACCAGCAGGCCCGCGCCGTGCAGCGGCCGCGCGGGGACACCCTGGTCGGGGTGGTCGCCCCCGTGCGCAAGGACCTCGAGGTACGCTTCGGGACTACCGCCGATATCCTGGCCAACCAGCAGGCGGCGATCTTCTCGAAGGTGTCAGGGTATATCCGGCGGATTCACGTCGACCGCGGCGACTTCGTCAAGGAGGGCCAGCTCCTCGTTGAGATCGACGACCAGGAGCTCCAGGCGCAGCTCCAGCAGGCGCGCGCGGGCCTGCTCACGGGCCAGGCCAGCCACCAGATGGCGCGCTCGACCCTGGACGGCAACCGCGCCAATCTCGAGAACCAGCGCGCCAATCTCCTGAAGTCGCGCGCGGTCGCCGACAACGACGCGCGACAGTCCGACCGGATGAAGGCGCTGTTCGAGCGCGGCCTCGTCTCGGCGACCGACTGGGAGAACGCGCGCACCACCGCCGAGGCCTCGCGGGCGCAGCTCCAGGCCACGGAGGCGCAGCTGCGCGTGGCCGAGAGCCAGATCCTCACCTCGGAGAGCCAGGTCCGGCTGGCCGAGGCGCAGATCGAGACCTATCAGGCCGCGCTGAACCTGGCGCAGAGCAATCTCGCGAACACTCGGCTCGTCGCGCCGTTCGCGGGCTACGTGTCGCAGCGGAACCTCGACGCGGGCGCTGCGGTCAGCGCGGGCTCGTCGGGCACCAACACGTCGTCGCTCGGCATCCTGGTCGTGCAGGACATCAAGAGCGTGAAAGTCCAGGTCGACGTCCCAGAGCGTCAAATCGCTCGTGTCATTCCGGGCGTCCCGGTCCGTCTGTCGGTGGATCCCTACACCGGCCACGTGTTCCGGGGCACCGTGAGCCGCATCGTGCACGCGCTCGACCCGCGCGCCCGCACCATGGGCGTCGAGGTCGACATCCCCAACGCGGACGGCCGGCTCAAGCCGGGCATGTTCGCCCGGGTGGATCTGGTGGTGGATCGCCGCCCGGGCGCGCTCGCCGTGCCGGTCGAGGCCGTGCGCCTCGGCGACGGGCGGCCCTCGGTGGTGGTCGTGCGCGGGGGCGCCGTCGAGTTCATCGCGGTCGAGCTGGGCGTGACCGACGGCGGCTGGGTGGAGATCGTCCAGGGCGTCGGGGACAAGGACTCCGTGATCGTGCAGGGCAAGGACCTCGTGAAATCCGGCCAGAAGGTCAAGGCCGTGCCGGCCACGGGAATCTGACCGCGTATGTGGCTGACCCTCATGGCCATGCGGAACGGGATCGCGATCCTGATGTGCTCGCTCGCGATCGTGCTCCTCGGGGCGACGTCGCTCAGCCGCACCCCGGTGGATCTCTTCCCAAACATCAACTTCCCCTCGATCCGGATCGGCACCATCTACAAGGGCGCCAACGTCCAGGACATCGAGCGCACCGTCACCTACCCCATCGAGAAGGCGGTCTCCGCGGTGGCGGGCGTCCGCTACGTGGAGTCGCGTTCGCGGCAGGGGCTGTCGGTGGTGGAGGTGCAGTTCAACTGGGGCTATGACCTGGACGCGGGCCTCACCGAGGTGGTGCAGCGCATCCAGCAGATCATGAACACGCTACCCACCGGGGTGCAGCAGCCTTTCATCCTCAAGTTCGACCTCTCCAACATCCCTGTCTGCATCGTGACAGTGTCGGGCGGCGGCCTGGACGAGAAGCAGCTCTACGATCTGGCCTACAACACCGTCGAGCCTCAGCTCGAGCGCATCCCCGGGGTCGCCTCCGCCAACGTCGACGGGGGCAAGATCCGCCAGATCACGGTGAACTTGAACCGCGACCTTCTCTACGCCAAGGGCATCTCCGTCACCGAGGTGGCGCGCGCCTTCAACGACGCGAACTTCCTCCTGCCCTCCGGGGACGTGAAGCTGGGGCAGCTGGACTACAACGTCTTCACCAACAATCAGTTCTCCGTGGTGGAGCCCATGGAGAACGTCGTGGTGCGGCGCACCCCCGGCGGCACCGCCATCCGCGTCCGCGACCTCGGCCGCGTGGAGGACTCCGCGGAGACGCAGCAGTCCGTGGTGCGGGTCAACGGCGAGCGCGCGGTGTACCTCCGGGTGAACAAGCAGCCGGGCGGCAACACCGTGGATGTGGTTGACCAGGTGCGGGCCCTGATGCCGAAGCTCCTGGGGATCCCCCCCGGGGTCAACGTGCAGATGACGTTCGATCAGTCCACCTACATCAAACAGTCCATCAAGAGCCTCTGGCACGAGGCGGCCATGGGCTCGGTGCTCGCCTTCGGCGTGATCCTGCTCTTCCTCCGGTCGCTCACCTCCACGTTCATCATCTCCATCGCCATCCCGCTGTCGCTGCTCCTGACCATGATCGCGATGTACATGCTGGGCCAGACCCTCAACGTCTTCACCCTGGGCGGTCTCGCCCTCGCGGTGGGCCGCCTGGTGGACGACTCGATCGTGGAGCTGGAGAACATCAACCGCCACATCGCCATGGCCGACAAGCCCCGGCGCACCGCCGTGCTGGACGCTGCGCGGGAGGTGGCGATGCCGATCTTCGTCTCGACCATCACGACCATCGTGGTGTTCCTCCCCACGGTGTTCCTCGAGGGGCAGGCCCGCCTCCTCTTCATCCCCCTGACGTTCACGATCTCCTGCTCGCTCTTCGCCTCCTTCCTCGTCTCGCGGACGGTCACCCCCCTCCTCTGCTACCACTGGCTCCGCCCGCCCACCCCGCCGCCGCCGGGCACGTGGAATCCGCTCACGCTCGTGCTCGCGTGGAGCTCGCGGCGGCTCGAGCAGCTGGACGCGGTGTACCAGCGTGCCATCACGTGGGCCCTCGCCCACCGGAAGATGGTGATCGGCGGCGTGCTCGCCGCGCTGGTGTCCGCGCTGGTCCTGGTTCCCCTCATCGGGACGGAGTTCTTCCCGCCCTCCGACGAGAGCCAGTTCATCATCCGCGTGCGCGCCCCCGTGGGGACCCGCGTTGAGGAGACCGAGCGGCTCATCGCGAAGATGGAGGGGCTGCTGAAGGACACGCTCAGGCCGGGCGAGTACAGCACCATCCTCTCGACGGTGGGCGTGCCCGGCGGGCGCTCCGGCCTCTTCTCCCAGAACACCGGGCCCCACGCCGCCCAGCTCCAGGTCTATCTCGCCACCGCGGATAAGCGGAAGCGCTCGGACCGGGACATCGTGGCGGCGGTGCGGCCCAAGCTCGCCGGCCAGTTCCCCGGCACCACCTACACGGTGCAGTTCGGCGGCATCGTGTCGCGCATCCTGAACTTCGGCGCCCAGTCCGCCATCGAGGTGGAGCAGCTGGGCTACGACCTCAAGGACGCGGAGCGAGTGGCCCAGGACGTGACGCGGGTGCTGCAGGAGACGCCGGGCATCGCCGACGCCTTCGTGAGCCGCGAGGAGAACTACCCGCAGTACGACATCGTGGTGGACCGCGAGAAAGCCGCCGCCGCGGGGGTGAGCCAGCGCGACATCGCCCAGGCCGCGCTCTTCTCCCTCAACAGCAACGTGAGCGTGAATCCCTCGATCTACACCGACCCGCGCACCGGCAACCAGTACAACGCGGTGGTCCAGCTCGACGAGGAGTTCCGCTCGAGCCCCGAGGACCTGGGGCGCCTGTTCGTCACCGGCGACGGCGGCCGGCCGGTGCTCCTGGGCAACCTCGCCGAGATCCGCCAGGGCACCGGGCCGGTGATGATCGAGCGCAAGTACCAGCAGCGCATCATCAAGATCTCGGCGAATCCGACCGGGCGCGACCTCGGCGCCCTCTCGGAGGAGCTCGAAGCCCGCTTCAAGCAGCTCCCGCTGCCGCCCGGCTTCTCCCTGCAACTCGGCGGGCAGACGGTGCAGCAGCGCGAGGCGTTCGGGAGCCTCAAGTTCACCACGCTGCTCGCCCTCGTCCTCGTCTACATGGTCATGGCCTCGCAGTTCCGCTCGCTGCTCGACCCCTTCCTCATCATGTTCTCGGTGCCGCTGGGGATGATCGGCGTAATCTGGGCGCTCTTCCTCACCAACACCACGCTCAACGTGACGTCCTTCATGGGCATCATCATGATGGTGGGCATCGTGGTGTCGAATGGCGTGCTCCTCGTCGAGTACATCAATGAGCTGCGCCGCCACGGTCAGGAGCTCATCCCCGCCGTGATCAACGGCGGCCGCACGCGGCTCCGTCCCATCCTCATGACCAGCCTCACCACCCTGGCGGGCCTCATGCCCATGGCCCTCGGCATCGATGTCGGCAGCGAGGCCAACGCGCCCCTGGCGCGGGCGGTCATCGGCGGCCTCGCCGTGTCGACGGTGCTGACCCTGATCCTGATCCCGACGCTCTACGTCATGGTGGAGACCCGCTTCCCGCGGCGCGTGGAGGATCCGCATCCCGCGTTCACGCCCCAAGGAGAGACCGCATGACCCCAAGCCACGCTCAGCGCATCCTCGCGGGGCTCGCCCTCGCGATGCTCGTGCTGCTGCCCGGCACGGTGACGGCCCAGCCCTCCCCCGCCGATCCCTTGGCGCCGAGGGAGCCGCTGCCTGCCCCGCCCCAGTTCCGGGCCTTCCCGGTCCCGCAGGACATCGCCGGGCGCGAGCTGGCCCTGGCCGAGGCGGTGCGGATCGCGCTCGACAATGCCCCCGTCATCATCCAGCGGTTCGGGGAATACGTGGCCGCCCAGCAGCGTATCGACCAGGCGTTCTCGGCCATGCTCCCGCAGCTGAGCCTCCTCGGGCAGTCACTCTATTCGGACTCCACGACCCGCCTTTCGAGCTCGACAGGTTCCACCACCTTCAGCAACACCAGCAAGCCGACCATCGGCACGGGGTCGCTGTCCGCGTCGCAGCTGCTGTTCGACTTCGGCAAGACGTGGGCCGCCACCGACGCCGCCAAGGCCAACTCGGACTCGGCCCGCGAGAACGTCGAGCTTCAGAAGGACCTCATCGTGCTGTCGGTGAAGGAGAACTACTTCCTGCTGCTCCTGTCGAGCCGCCTCGTCGTGGTGAGCGCCCAGGCGGTGGACCGGTCGGAGCTGAACCTCAAGAGCGCCAAGGGGTTCTACGACGTCGGCACGCGGCCCAAGTTCGACGTGACCCGCGCGGAGGTCGACGTGGCCAATGCGCGCGTGGCCCTCATCCGCGCCCAGAACGCGGTGAGCCTGTCGCGCATCGGGCTCAACCAGGCCATGGGTATCGCCATCAATGCGCCCACCCGGATCAAGGACATCCTCGCCTACGAGCACGTGGAGTTCGACAAGGACAAGCTGGTCGTCGAGGCGCTTCGCCAGCGCCCCGAGTACAAGCAAGCGCGCTTGAGGTCGGATGCCGCCGAGGCGACGGTCCGGCAGAACTTCCGTGATTTCTTCCCCGGGCTCTTCGGGGTGGGATCGGTCGGCGCCGGT carries:
- a CDS encoding efflux RND transporter permease subunit, which codes for MWLTLMAMRNGIAILMCSLAIVLLGATSLSRTPVDLFPNINFPSIRIGTIYKGANVQDIERTVTYPIEKAVSAVAGVRYVESRSRQGLSVVEVQFNWGYDLDAGLTEVVQRIQQIMNTLPTGVQQPFILKFDLSNIPVCIVTVSGGGLDEKQLYDLAYNTVEPQLERIPGVASANVDGGKIRQITVNLNRDLLYAKGISVTEVARAFNDANFLLPSGDVKLGQLDYNVFTNNQFSVVEPMENVVVRRTPGGTAIRVRDLGRVEDSAETQQSVVRVNGERAVYLRVNKQPGGNTVDVVDQVRALMPKLLGIPPGVNVQMTFDQSTYIKQSIKSLWHEAAMGSVLAFGVILLFLRSLTSTFIISIAIPLSLLLTMIAMYMLGQTLNVFTLGGLALAVGRLVDDSIVELENINRHIAMADKPRRTAVLDAAREVAMPIFVSTITTIVVFLPTVFLEGQARLLFIPLTFTISCSLFASFLVSRTVTPLLCYHWLRPPTPPPPGTWNPLTLVLAWSSRRLEQLDAVYQRAITWALAHRKMVIGGVLAALVSALVLVPLIGTEFFPPSDESQFIIRVRAPVGTRVEETERLIAKMEGLLKDTLRPGEYSTILSTVGVPGGRSGLFSQNTGPHAAQLQVYLATADKRKRSDRDIVAAVRPKLAGQFPGTTYTVQFGGIVSRILNFGAQSAIEVEQLGYDLKDAERVAQDVTRVLQETPGIADAFVSREENYPQYDIVVDREKAAAAGVSQRDIAQAALFSLNSNVSVNPSIYTDPRTGNQYNAVVQLDEEFRSSPEDLGRLFVTGDGGRPVLLGNLAEIRQGTGPVMIERKYQQRIIKISANPTGRDLGALSEELEARFKQLPLPPGFSLQLGGQTVQQREAFGSLKFTTLLALVLVYMVMASQFRSLLDPFLIMFSVPLGMIGVIWALFLTNTTLNVTSFMGIIMMVGIVVSNGVLLVEYINELRRHGQELIPAVINGGRTRLRPILMTSLTTLAGLMPMALGIDVGSEANAPLARAVIGGLAVSTVLTLILIPTLYVMVETRFPRRVEDPHPAFTPQGETA
- a CDS encoding TolC family protein, with amino-acid sequence MTPSHAQRILAGLALAMLVLLPGTVTAQPSPADPLAPREPLPAPPQFRAFPVPQDIAGRELALAEAVRIALDNAPVIIQRFGEYVAAQQRIDQAFSAMLPQLSLLGQSLYSDSTTRLSSSTGSTTFSNTSKPTIGTGSLSASQLLFDFGKTWAATDAAKANSDSARENVELQKDLIVLSVKENYFLLLLSSRLVVVSAQAVDRSELNLKSAKGFYDVGTRPKFDVTRAEVDVANARVALIRAQNAVSLSRIGLNQAMGIAINAPTRIKDILAYEHVEFDKDKLVVEALRQRPEYKQARLRSDAAEATVRQNFRDFFPGLFGVGSVGAGRAQNDFQGQGGGNTPGVFTRADKDWQVGLELRWSIFDGGNKIARYREAKALLEAAEAGVRDTELQIWQQVEQAYVNVVAAEEQIGAAQKAVESAQENFRLSQGRFDAGVGTIIELTDAQLALTQAQATEAQALSDYRVAIARLERALARR
- a CDS encoding MFS transporter, producing the protein MTQLVILSSLLIGVFGFPSDLVLYVMVPGTAAGVLIGNLVYTWLAISLMRREGRDDITAMPFGIDTPTLFGMVFGVLGPAKILTGDAVLAWKIGMGVTIAMGTLKLVLAFAGDWARRVVPRAALLGSIAGVATLLIAFLPALKVFGDPLVGLVSLTLVLVTLIGRVRLPGGLPGAFAAVLAGTAVYWGRALLGGAAPTETALAITGFRLTPPWPTLAWVETLDLIGPYLALTVPFALATVIGGIDNTESAVAAGDPFRTRDMLLTEALGTMAAGVCGGVVQNTPYIGHPAYKTMGARAGYTLATGLVIGLGAALGVVPLLVALLPEAAVAPILIFIGLEITAQAFIASPPRHAAAVAIAFIPATAALMLIEGSTLLSGVGRSADQLTGPGRATWDSMLVLGHGFIVTALLWAAAVVRMIERRLVEAAAVLGVASLAALVGLVHSPLPSGGLFWPWSVPSGTPLRIAGAYGLAAALLLLLAALRPAPRA
- a CDS encoding efflux RND transporter periplasmic adaptor subunit encodes the protein MSALRRYRVGAALMVLAIIVGILVFYRLKDQQARAVQRPRGDTLVGVVAPVRKDLEVRFGTTADILANQQAAIFSKVSGYIRRIHVDRGDFVKEGQLLVEIDDQELQAQLQQARAGLLTGQASHQMARSTLDGNRANLENQRANLLKSRAVADNDARQSDRMKALFERGLVSATDWENARTTAEASRAQLQATEAQLRVAESQILTSESQVRLAEAQIETYQAALNLAQSNLANTRLVAPFAGYVSQRNLDAGAAVSAGSSGTNTSSLGILVVQDIKSVKVQVDVPERQIARVIPGVPVRLSVDPYTGHVFRGTVSRIVHALDPRARTMGVEVDIPNADGRLKPGMFARVDLVVDRRPGALAVPVEAVRLGDGRPSVVVVRGGAVEFIAVELGVTDGGWVEIVQGVGDKDSVIVQGKDLVKSGQKVKAVPATGI
- a CDS encoding vitamin B12-dependent ribonucleotide reductase produces the protein MTSVQTRPAKTGRWSEAALRVLRERYLAREHGDVVETPEEMCWRVALAIAAAEARFGRSPAAQREIATAFYEMLVDGYFLPNSPTLMNAGKGNALQYSACYVLPVGDSMSEIFEAIKAAAIIQQSGGGTGFAFSRLRPKNDIVHSTGGRASGPVSFLRVFNAATEAVKQGGTRRGANMGVLRVDHPDILEFIESKLDGSVSNFNISVGATDAFMDALEAGVEYDLVNPRDGSLTGRLAATEVFRRIVRAAWRTGDPGLIFLDRINRSRANPTPALGPIEATNPCGEQPLSANDACNLGSVNVARFVRETAGGGAGLDWEELERVVRLAVRFLDDVIEVNPYPLPQIEATVKANRRIGLGVMGWADLLFQLNIPYDSEEALALAERLMGFIQEKAHDQSGRLAEERGPFPAFPHSIYRHGRALRNSTVTTIAPTGTISMIAGCSSGIEPTYALAFEHRVHGPDGERVLPFISETFERLARSRGFHSDALMAEVVRRGSVQGIAGLDESVRAVFKTAHEIDARWHVLHQATFQRHTDNGVSKTINLPHEATEEDVAQAYRLAWEKGCLGITVFRDGSKGVQVLHVGVGGADTAGGGPAERVVKPRPHSLAGSTYRMETPVGTAFITVNDTPGGDPFEVFVQVGKAGSDTMAVAEALGRLISLILRLPSPLSARRRVEEVISQLSRIGGGQPTGFGAAKILSLPDALARTLGEHVGHAEAAAEEPAAERRQIGDLCRECGQATFIYEEGCKKCVSCGFNEC